In Danaus plexippus chromosome 8, MEX_DaPlex, whole genome shotgun sequence, the sequence ATTAATCACAGTAATACACAATGATGTTTGAAACCTCACAGAATCTAACAATGTGATTATAAAACGACTCCCGCTGCCGAATTTACCTACACAGCTCCGACTGTTGCGACCGTTCACAAGTAATTGAAAGACTAcagatcttttaaaaaaataattagtggGTACTTTGGTAAATCAAAGAGGGGGGTTGcttatagtattatattttttttacctttctTCCAGCatttaaaccttatttatttgtttctcatGATTTATCACATCTTTTAAGTCTTAACAGTCCATAActttcaaaactattttaccATCAATATggcaataaaagttttatattaacgtGAGGAGGGTGCCTTATGGCGGTCTTGGCGCTGTAACGAGTGTAACTCATAAAAAAACGCACTTGTACTGTCCAATATCTTATTAGTCGATTTCTTTATAACAGTATTTAAAATCACACTCAAATAGTAAGATGAAAATGGATTACGAGCCAATCGGTGAGACTTGTGCACTTCGTTTGACGGCTGCCAGTAGTATGACCCCGTCCTCGCTCTTAGGGACACTAACAACCCTATTCGGTACTGACCGCTCATAATCATGATATTAACCATCTAATCGACTGAATttcttattacatttaaagatTACTCACAATACTGACAAAACCTAAACAACGTTATTATAATCAACAATAAATTGTAAGGCAATGATTGCAAACTtgattattaaagtaatttataatcgGCGCgctgtcatatatatataaacattaaatacgctatacatatacatagataCCTTCGTTTTGATagctaaataatttttaaaggaaactGAGTCAATTCGAACCTAGGCTATGAATGGGCTGCAGTAACTATATTTGCTTGGAAAAATGCTATTTACGCTATTATAAACTGACATTCAATACAGATGTGTTTTTACTTTGGTggtttatataacatttcgaCTGTTACGTGCTTTACTAGACATAATGCAATGTGTTAGCTTGCAATATTCGATGGATGtgacacagattatattaatgagcattttatataatttaaacaggaATTGACTTCTCTTACCCATTTATTGTTAATGCTTCGCTTATATTGCTGTAGGAAAATCCGTCCATGATAGTTCAGATGAAGTTACTGATGAGGAGGACGAATCGAGCAGTCTACCTCAGCACGTTTCCCGTTTGGCAGTCCCTTCTCAAAGACCCCGAAGACAGAAAAGCAGCAGTCGAGGGCGGTCCTTAGGCAAGGGACAAGAAGAAGATGGTCATAACGAAGGTAGAGCACCTTCCAGCTCGAGGCATTATAGAGTGCAGCGTTCCGAACTCGGCAAAGGAGTTATATACCTACCAAAGGAATTCAACCCTGCAGCATCAATACAGGCTCTGGAGGCTTTAGACAATTTCCGCTTAAGATGTTTCTTCAGCGCCGCAGAGAGCAGCGAAAAGGAAAAAGATAACatcacattaaatttatgtgcAGTGCAGCAAGAGTCTAAATCGAATTCAACAACGAGTAATAAAGATGGCTCAGAGGAAACTGCCTTCACAAATCATATGTTTCAAGCGTCCTATGATCAGGGTTATTTGAAGAAATTCagtcaaaataatttagaaagcGTTCTCAAGGAGCGGAAGAATAGAATGTTCAACGCTCGTTATACAACGGATGCTGCGATTTACAAGCAATTTATAACTGAATGTAGGAAACAGGATATGCTAGTGATCGGGTGCCTTATAGTCGAGATCTTCCTGCACACTCTCATGCGTCCATTAAGATTAAGTAATGGCAACTTCGTTGAAAGGTATAATAGCTGTCGCACTATTCTCAGGTACAATTTTAATGCTATGCCTAAATGCGTTAGCTATATTGCGTCCATTCTACTTAACGTAGAACCGCCatatttaagtttcaaaaGTGAGTTAGGTGTTAAAAGAGaagattttgtaaaaaacgtCGTAACCGACAAAGGTTTGCCACCAGCTACGGCATCACAGTTACTCCAGCCTCTATTAATGCAGAACTTGATACCTTTCCCACAAAGTTTTAGTATTCTATACAGCCTTCTGAGCACTTTACATGAATACGAGTTGACCAGTAACGAATTGGACATATTGTATACGTATGAATGTGATGGTACAGAATGTGagaaatatcaaaatgttgataaaacaaaactatactTCACGCAGAAAACGGCTGAAGGGAAAATCCAGGCTTGCATCACACATCTGGGATTGCTGCTCAATCAAGTCACATACGATAACCAGTTTAACGTTCTTGATATATTTCTCCAGCACTACATACAGCTATTGGAGAACAAGGATACCTCAGTGTTAGCTGCTTGGCACTTATTTGACGTGGTCAGTAAGGCCCTGGGTCCGGAGGAGACGAAAAACAAACTCTTGAAACACATTCTTAATCTATACGAGGACGACGACTATGCTTACGAGCGGTCCGAACACAAAATGACGGACGTTGATGCTATAACCAATGCCCGGTATGTCAGCAAGCAGAAGTATGTAAAGCTGTATCATCATATATTTCTGCTGCAATTGATGGTCAGGCTTGGGCTGCAATGTTTCTTGGACACTTTCACTCAGCACTTGGTCGAAGCGGTTGGCGGCTATAAGGATATGTCTCCTGAAAGCGGATCTCCGGGACACGTTTGTTTAAATCGTGTTGTTATGAACAAAAAGCCGAGGTACTCTGACGACAACCTGAAAAACGCTTTAACCTCCACGAGCGATATATTCTCACCCGACACGTCCTATGGTTCAGAAAACGTCGCTACGCCGAGTGTAGAAAAAAGTATACTAGAAGTGAATGACGCCATGAAAGACAAAGACCAGGACAGTAGAAGCGAGAACGAGCTGTTTCATTTCGAGTCGGATAAAGACAGAAATCCTAGTATCAGTAGTAGAAGCAAGTCCCCGACCGGATCCATGGATTCAAACACTGTCGTCAAGGACACAAACGCGTCACAGACGCCGTCACCTTCCGCAGATATTACATCACCTGGTAATTCTAGATTCTTCACAAACATTAAGTCACCGAATTCCAAAGATacgattataataacaaaagacGACAGCcagaatgtattaaataaaaaattgccaACGTCCCCCACCATAGACATACCGAGACCGATGTTCACGAGCTACTTGCATTTCGCTGACGATGTGTCACGATCAGAAGGAGATGAAAATATGACTGAGTATAACGTTCGTCAAATCAAGAGTCTGGAACTGACTCGCAATAATGTAGGGAAGAATTACAGTGCGCTTGACATTAGCGAGGAAGATAATGATTTCGGCAAAGatagagataataaaatttccgaTATGAGTTCGGAGAGCCTCATCTGGCTGGCGCATCGACTGGGCCCGGTTCTTACATGTAGATACATAACAAGGAACTTGCTCAAAATGCTCACCTTGTGTTACATCGGCAAAGAGAACCTGTCGTCATGGGACAGCGATGACAAAGACGAATTCGACAAGATGTCCATTGTCAATAGCAAAGTGGTTGGTGACAAAAATGCTATAAAGGTTATAAAATGTCTCACGACCATTGTTGGTGAGTGTAATTACttgttaactttaatattaaattaataattgttattgaataagtaatttaatatttcagctATGTACGGCGAgcatttgataatttttcaatatttacccCACATGGGTGAACTGATAGCGTCTTGCAGGAGACGATTGTCGACGCCGCTAGAGGGAGGTGTTGTTGCGTGCTTACaacttatcaaatatttaatgcctTTTATATCTGACGTTAAGGTTATGGAACAGTTACAGGTAGGGAAATGACCTGATTGACATGATTGTTTAACGTTACTTCAAGGTTTcaaacattttgataaaaatgtttttgtttaatttaaccatttatattatatattagtcaGGCAATTCGATTGTTTTGTAGCTTTTCCCACGGCTAGGATGACCTtagagtataaaatataactattttgatttatttcataacaaattaagattaatttagtAACATACTATTGAAAATACATCAATGATCGGATTCGAACCCGCAAGGAGTGGGATCTTACGTTCAAGATCATGTGACTTATAACTTTCACTAATTTTCATTAGATGGGTAGCATATTCTGTATACCAATACAAAAGTTAAGACATATGTATTTCGATAAGTatgaaataacattgtaaagAAACCGcaacataattatatcttCCAGGATACATTTTTGAAATCAATTCTCCAACCTGCGTTGCGGTTGGCGTCTACCACGCGCTGTTCCTATCCTAGCGGCGCGGCCGCACGTTGCGCTCTCACTAGGAAGCTATTAGACGCCATGTACGTGGTCGCGGTGAGGATTGGACCGGAAATGACCAGGAAACATCTATGCGTACCAGCGTTACAGAGGTACAGTCGGTCCTTATGGGATATCAATGGTCCTATGGGATTTTGGTGTACTAAAGATCGCTATTTTGCAGATTTTTCCTAGCCTTCGATAAAGCTACCGGCAAAACCGACAACTGGCCAAAGCAGGACGAGAGTAGCATAGATAAGGTGCGTATTATTCCGAGTTgagatttcaaatattataatcattcgaaatatatttgactTCCGTTACACACATATATCTTGGATACATCTTATCAAAATCAACACCCTTCACCACGCCCACACTCTgactcataaataatttacctgAGCGTGGATTATGGATAATTTCAAATCACTAAACTCCATTAAAATTCCTTCTAatcctataaaataaactcacaattttattaaggaaTAACTTGGACTCTGTATATATGTGATGTTTTTATAGTCCTCAGAGCAGGATTCGTCCGATCCAAAGATGGAGGGTTTCTTGGAGATATGTCGCGATGGCAGTACGGCGGAGTGGACGGTGAGGGATGGTCGCGTGGTGAGAGCAGACTTACCCGAGTTGGCTTGTACTCCACCATCCTTACCCGATAGACAGGACGCCACCGCGCTCACAGTAAGTAACGGATCTTCAGATTTGGTTGACAATTTATATCTCCGATATTAATTGCAATTCTTCTAATCATCACCCTTAGccttaaaaattttgcaattatatttaaagcgtTGTGAATCCTTCAGGCCTTGGCGCTATACTTCTTAGGTGGCATCTATAGCGCTCCTATGAAACCCTACCTTTTATTTGCTCCAATTTCCTtgctaaatgaaaaatatttttcgcgCAGACTTGTAAGCCCATCCCTTTACTGTACGGTAAACTTTATATCATTGCTCCAGGCGCAAGAAGAGCTTCTGATGGTCTTCGATGAGGAGTTCGCATATCATTCGTACAATACTTTTTCTAAGTTGATCGGCAGTGAGACATTGGAGAGGTGTCTCAAGAACAGCGAAACAATTCGTGCCCTGTGTTCTAAGTACAGACAAAATCATTACATTAGGTACGTATATCAAGATAACGTGCGGtaaggtttttatatttcatttaaattttgaccagaataacaaagttattagtttttgttcatttaaaaactttaattcctCTGACTCGAGtccaagttttaatttttaaacctcACATTATGAATTTTACGTTTCACTTTGTATGCAATCATGCAAACTAGGGTCTCAGCAAATATCGAAGGTATAATGCACTTTCCAGTCCACCGCTAAATATACATCAAGACCAACGGGTCCAATCATCGCAGAGCGACGAACCCCTGAACACTAGGACAAAGGACATCACTCCGACGAGAGGGGATGTTGTCATGGACCATTTATCGAGTTCCAATAGTTTCGGCTCCAACGTTACTCTGGTGGGCAATAGGATAGACGTGTCTAATGTCTGTGAGGCCCGACAGGTTGATGGGTTTGACGTGGTGGCGTATAAAATGGATGGCATTAAAAATGACAGGtgatataattgttaaatatataatgaatagcCAGACGTAGTTGTCGTTTCCTCAGTGagaaatgatatgaaaaaaaaatcaggttTGTTACAACTAAACTTGTATCATGCGATTTTGTTGCAGACACCTCCGCGGAGACTGGCTTATTTACTGGGAACATGAAATCGGC encodes:
- the LOC116771724 gene encoding WD repeat-containing protein 81; amino-acid sequence: MQIAMEDISKELNINSRNIFTTASSNLFAVVVHNTWLRKWLKNVEIDACVNNLDFTLQPGESVPYPWKKIFIKVLKKRPSKVLPLPRYKLNENIVETPLTFAQLLQYVSQSNQRNLWKESYKKYCQNNDTVKESTIVNLLEHDQLLSEIILRLYGCNIIKLKSDTPYKINDYKDIGNKHATKTYETHVNLLAAMFTLETDNNYFIVYRCNYENNLLDCLNFSPNLIDKTYSRGLFIVYQLLNVSKALCDRGLSLGKLTLHDIYLSEDLWLQIIPPMTNNIHCLDSALICEQSRYKQTQQNSIVSQSCHKRGEEWCWRSDAVQLEKLCMLWVRGRISNLDYLLHLNVLAGRSASDPQAHFMVPWVTDFTYRCGRNWRDLSKSKYRLNKGDRQLDMTYDVTGCDGQIPHHVTDALSDITCYVYLARRTPKDILCKYVRNKWVPAEYPASIQRMQEWTPDECIPEFYTDPTVFKSIHEDLPDLSIPSWATCVEDFITKHREALESAHVSDNLHHWIDITFGYKLSGSSAVKAKNVCLSLVDGHCRTRRGGTVQLLCAPHPPRRPRAPPPLPLRMRWTTPRDPRKSVHDSSDEVTDEEDESSSLPQHVSRLAVPSQRPRRQKSSSRGRSLGKGQEEDGHNEGRAPSSSRHYRVQRSELGKGVIYLPKEFNPAASIQALEALDNFRLRCFFSAAESSEKEKDNITLNLCAVQQESKSNSTTSNKDGSEETAFTNHMFQASYDQGYLKKFSQNNLESVLKERKNRMFNARYTTDAAIYKQFITECRKQDMLVIGCLIVEIFLHTLMRPLRLSNGNFVERYNSCRTILRYNFNAMPKCVSYIASILLNVEPPYLSFKSELGVKREDFVKNVVTDKGLPPATASQLLQPLLMQNLIPFPQSFSILYSLLSTLHEYELTSNELDILYTYECDGTECEKYQNVDKTKLYFTQKTAEGKIQACITHLGLLLNQVTYDNQFNVLDIFLQHYIQLLENKDTSVLAAWHLFDVVSKALGPEETKNKLLKHILNLYEDDDYAYERSEHKMTDVDAITNARYVSKQKYVKLYHHIFLLQLMVRLGLQCFLDTFTQHLVEAVGGYKDMSPESGSPGHVCLNRVVMNKKPRYSDDNLKNALTSTSDIFSPDTSYGSENVATPSVEKSILEVNDAMKDKDQDSRSENELFHFESDKDRNPSISSRSKSPTGSMDSNTVVKDTNASQTPSPSADITSPGNSRFFTNIKSPNSKDTIIITKDDSQNVLNKKLPTSPTIDIPRPMFTSYLHFADDVSRSEGDENMTEYNVRQIKSLELTRNNVGKNYSALDISEEDNDFGKDRDNKISDMSSESLIWLAHRLGPVLTCRYITRNLLKMLTLCYIGKENLSSWDSDDKDEFDKMSIVNSKVVGDKNAIKVIKCLTTIVAMYGEHLIIFQYLPHMGELIASCRRRLSTPLEGGVVACLQLIKYLMPFISDVKVMEQLQDTFLKSILQPALRLASTTRCSYPSGAAARCALTRKLLDAMYVVAVRIGPEMTRKHLCVPALQRFFLAFDKATGKTDNWPKQDESSIDKSSEQDSSDPKMEGFLEICRDGSTAEWTVRDGRVVRADLPELACTPPSLPDRQDATALTAQEELLMVFDEEFAYHSYNTFSKLIGSETLERCLKNSETIRALCSKYRQNHYISPPLNIHQDQRVQSSQSDEPLNTRTKDITPTRGDVVMDHLSSSNSFGSNVTLVGNRIDVSNVCEARQVDGFDVVAYKMDGIKNDRHLRGDWLIYWEHEIGRADKDTRFNLKQIKLQSFVGHTHSVKSIHCLDNENSFMSGSKDKTVRLWSLRNQGEGKATTQCIWTYTGHKKGVLSLTFLESLRLAVSTDSVVHLWDPFMETVVSQLDNIKSPVSIVRTLPGPSCSVLAATTDATLRVIDARAANHSYDLKVLGGGTSFIRCMCVSPDGAWACVGLASGYAAVIDTRTGTHRATWRAHDGEVLRLAAVDDHRVLSSGLDQVTAMWSADDGELIAHLKGSTEPVHCISVYYNELISGTTNNRIGVHTSLGQDASFSSTKLRSDTFKGIMTCMSVLPLNRLLLLGSDNGTISLLC